One genomic window of Onychostoma macrolepis isolate SWU-2019 chromosome 25, ASM1243209v1, whole genome shotgun sequence includes the following:
- the cep152 gene encoding LOW QUALITY PROTEIN: centrosomal protein of 152 kDa (The sequence of the model RefSeq protein was modified relative to this genomic sequence to represent the inferred CDS: substituted 1 base at 1 genomic stop codon) — protein MSIDFDSAALQTQQEEEEYDQEDYAREQELHKLLTDLPDDMLDDSADCSSPELDRSTCSRPEDNNRPQHAWNVPQWEHPRPPSHEEHYEEYDQGSYHEDYSYKSHTSQTNNHPHHLQTGTEHLPTGWDQQNGQNYQYQNGDFAHSSAGTDESHGTDFSAGDGAEQDVYPNNALQHGAGYLGDEAQAHGEHNNIRRHFQVFDNGGAGNEPTGHCKASYHPHQPSNQPKMFSPQVTNQKGHFDQIQRDFLDSTQNTADGQQLAQLQILNRAQSRQIEELEQKLEDCRRRMRYLEHQFTIVKDEKDGLTVSLKESSALVEEAKEREAQLQGRIRSLEKHIQSLTDREQESLKQQHVAEAAMDSLKLQMMDLCRSDTLTRAREQHDRDMTAIREQYEAKLLTLQQNLDTQSQSLNEQAEAGRRLLDQVRLLERQREEDQVDRAAVINTLTQRLEESQQQCAKLLHTGSVQEMSQLQLKLQQAQSARAISEDISKTLQEELTELKEQINLYESAIKHGALESNGDWENQLSESYMDLGIKKFKWRNGRIHSKPHIAEAGDSKLLKEDMVRELKSELQRCLSHLKTKRRKISELQEELRRSQTRAEQLQTQLEQAERTIRDSKVRESSLEKHLETSHMTAAPHKDLVRLQEERQVLQERVEALEKRNQELKQSEEKVKAANSELCTKMREMIQELDQEKQEAAERDERTQQQFRDDVVNRVRIELMQEHTAHIEQLTSQHQQQIQLLESKLTDLRQEVLAVQECYISVCKEKDKLEENLQNKLEELRTLEENELKRREESEAALESLRSDLERQHQEDVSRLKAQWKTDTQAEIELRVREHLETARNSWQQEQETLEQSWAQRLQEAEEEVRKARQSREGACQTSSSETAGQLISVEELEVRLSAQKETLQQEAVTAQDRAVEEAVRDAQREMQQKHRXHHTPGVEGAISRARSRWLQDLTSLPEYKSSLQREKDEWERLRQQHVQEQVSSAVKAVEERWQDTLRTKCAELERCNVRNGELQEEVLTLCTRLERLCQEQAALVKAELAAARDIWIRDKQEEMSHLRAQLQREQKQKLQAVLEQNLEKTDKQRDTEPHETLREKEQGWRDHQENRLQDERQRVLEEVLDDLKEVLQEGVERRRRSGEEQKLSSAPGTIRSRVWEICRESLSQTINQAKQEWKKSGEDKLRRVLKETQERHEAEIAGLTAQRKQGECAESLTKLQKKNQELQKHLEKACRQLQRTVREHKNTLQKMKDEHEAALQKEQQGHLKALEELKQTSNAEALSSGSVSQQNLQAGLEEMKEQYMKALEKIRGDMLRYLQESKERAAELIRTEVLRERQDTARRMRRYYLTCLQELLEDGGQAAGAEKKIINAASKLAAMAKVLETPLAKRKLSRTQNSQGGPDKTDIETSGSPAKVLGAEALKDGKTKRIYQIYNLTDTDYTSMTAKQKGVESKAIELDSLKSAVVCGSKDTFTVGQVAQKHTHFAHDSVFNSNVRTPNVTLRKHSREMFLEGLGEPSSVQPFLIEEAPVRDDGQSDWSLTSNGSNFINNIHPTSSYPEPGKPFSVNAGLDFGSSIGDNSDVTIYKEIIQPPSCVKPDVCVDRRTNKHREPIPGSEGHGVRKMCPKSLFSELKVRQQDSGFDSLLALLQK, from the exons ctccaCAAGCTCCTGACTGATCTCCCTGATGATATGCTAGATGACAGCGCAGACTGCTCCTCACCTGAGCTCGACCGCTCCACCTGCAGTCGCCCAGAAGACAACAACAG ACCGCAGCATGCCTGGAATGTGCCACAATGGGAGCATCCAAGACCACCTTCCCATGAGGAA CACTATGAGGAGTACGATCAAGGCTCTTATCATGAGGACTACAGCTATAAGAGTCACACGTCTCAGACCAACAATCACCCTCATCACCTCCAGACCGGGACGGAACATTTACCCACCGGCTGGGACCAACAGAACGGACAGAACTACCAGTATCAGAACGGAGACTTCGCACACTCATCCGCAGGCACGGATGAGTCGCACGGCACTGACTTCTCCGCTGGGGACGGGGCAGAACAGGACGTGTACCCTAATAATGCTCTTCAGCATGGGGCAGGCTACCTTGGAGATGAGGCACAAGCCCATGGAGAGCATAACAACATCAGACGCCACTTTCAG GTGTTTGATAATGGAGGAGCTGGGAACGAACCCACTGGCCACTGCAAGGCCAGTTACCACCCACATCAACCTTCAAACCAGCCCAAGATGTTCAGTCCTCAAGTGACCAATCAGAAAGGCCACTTTGACCAGATTCAAAGGGACTTCCTGGACTCAACACAGA ATACAGCAGATGGTCAGCAGCTGGCGCAGCTTCAGATTTTAAACAGAGCTCAATCCAGACAGATTGAGGAGCTGGAACAGAAACTGGAGGACTGCAGGAGGAGGATGAGATATCTGGAGCACCAGTTCACAATCGTCAAAG ATGAGAAAGACGGTCTGACTGTATCACTGAAGGAGTCCAGTGCACTAGTGGAGGAGGCCAAAGAGAGAGAAGCGCAGCTGCAGGGGAGAATCAGATCTCTGGAGAAACACATCCAGTCTCTCACAGACAGAGAGCAAGAG AGCCTAAAGCAGCAGCATGTGGCCGAGGCGGCGATGGACAGCTTGAAGCTGCAGATGATGGATCTGTGTCGCTCAGACACTCTGACACGAGCGCGTGAGCAGCACGATAGAGACATGACCGCCATCCGGGAGCAGTACGAAGCCAAACTGCTCACCCTTCAGCAGAATCTGGACACACAATCACAGAGTCTGAACGAGCAG gcgGAGGCGGGCCGCCGGCTGCTGGATCAGGTCCGGCTGCTGGAGCGTCAGAGGGAAGAGGATCAGGTGGACAGAGCCGCCGTCATCAACACCCTCACACAGCGCCTGGAGGAGAGCCAGCAGCAGTGTGCCAAACTGCTCCACACTG GCTCTGTTCAAGAGATGAGTCAGTTACAGCTGAAGCTCCAGCAGGCCCAGTCTGCCCGTGCTATCAGCGAAGACATCAGCAAAACCCTGCAG GAAGAGTTGACTGAACTGAAGGAGCAGATAAATCTGTATGAGTCCGCCATTAAACATGGAGCCCTGGAGTCTAATGGAGACTGGGAGAACCAGCTGTCTGAGTCCTACATGGACCTGGGCATCAAGAAGTTCAAGTGGAGAAATGGACGAATCCACAG CAAACCTCATATTGCTGAAGCAGGAGACTCCAAACTGCTGAAGGAGGATATGGTGCGAGAGCTGAAGAGCGAGTTGCAGCGCTGCCTGAGTCACCTGAAGACCAAGCGTCGGAAGATCTCTGAGCTGCAGGAGGAGCTGCGACGCTCCCAGACCAGAGCAGAACAGCTGCAGACGCAGCTAGAGCAGGCTGAGAGAACCATACGAGACTCGAAG GTGAGGGAGAGCAGCTTGGAGAAACACCTGGAAACATCTCACATGACTGCCGCTCCTCACAAAGACCTCGTCAGACTGCAGGAGGAACGGCAGGTCCTGCAGGAGAGAGTGGAG GCTCTGGAGAAGAGGAATCAGGAGCTGAAGCAGAGTGAGGAGAAGGTGAAGGCAGCCAACTCTGAGCTCTGCACCAAGATGAGGGAGATGATCCAGGAGCTGGACCAGGAGAAACAGGAAGCTGCAGAGAG GGATGAGAGGACTCAACAGCAGTTCAGGGATGACGTGGTGAATCGTGTCCGGATCGAGCTCATGCAGGAGCACACAGCTCACATAGAGCAACTCACCAGCCAGCATCAGCAGCAAATCCAACTGCTCGA GTCAAAGCTGACTGATCTCAGGCAGGAGGTGTTAGCTGTGcaggaatgctacatttctgtTTGCAAAGAGAAAGACAAGCTGGAGGAAAATCTACAAAACAAGCTTGAAGAACTGAGGACACTGGAAGAAAATGAG TTAAAGAGGCGAGAGGAGAGTGAGGCCGCTCTGGAGAGTCTGAGGTCTGATCTGGAGCGTCAGCATCAGGAGGACGTGTCTCGGCTCAAAGCCCAGTGGAAGACAGACACACAGGCTGAGATTGAGCTGCGGGTCAGAGAGCATCTGGAAACAGCCAGGAACAGCTGGCAGCAGGAGCAGGAGACG TTGGAGCAGTCCTGGGCTCAGCGGTTACAGGAGGCTGAGGAAGAGGTCAGGAAGGCCAGGCAGTCCCGTGAGGGAGCGTGTCAGACCAGCTCCTCTGAGACAGCAGGTCAGCTGATTTCAGTGGAAGAGCTGGAGGTCCGGCTCAGCGCTCAGAAGGAGACCCTGCAGCAGGAGGCTGTGACGGCCCAGGACAGAGCCGTGGAGGAAGCAGTACGAGATGCTCAGAGAGAGATGCAGCAGAAACACAGATGACATCACACTCCAGGT GTTGAAGGTGCGATATCAAGGGCTCGTTCTCGATGGCTCCAGGACTTGACCTCCCTCCCAGAATACAAAAGCAGCCTGCAGAGGGAGAAAGATGAATGGGAGCGACTTCGACAGCAGCATGTTCAGGAACAG GTGTCCTCAGCTGTGAAGGCAGTGGAGGAAAGGTGGCAGGACACGCTCCGCACCAAATGCGCTGAACTGGAGCGGTGTAACGTGAGAAACGGGGAGCTCCAGGAGGAAGTGCTTACCCTCTGCACTCGACTGGAGCGCCTGTGCCAGGAGCAGGCTGCCCTCGTGAAGGCAGAGCTGGCTGCAGCCCGAGACATTTGGATCAGAGACAAGCAGGAGGAGATGTCCCACCTCAGGGCGCAGCTCCAGAGAGAGCAGAAGCAGAAACTACAAGCCGTTCTGGAGCAGAACCTGGAGAAAACTGACAAACAAAGAGACACAGAGCCACATGAAACACTCAGAGAAAAGGAGCAGGGGTGGAGGGATCATCAAGAGAACAG ACTGCAGGACGAGAGGCAGCGGGTGCTGGAGGAGGTGCTCGATGATCTAAAGGAGGTGCTGCAGGAGGGagtggagaggaggaggaggagtggAGAAGAACAGAAGCTCAGCAGTGCACCAGGAACCATTAGATCCAGAGTCTGGGAGATCTGCAGAGAATCACTCTCTCAAACCATCAACCAAGCCAAGCAGGAGTGGAAGAAG AGCGGCGAAGACAAGCTGAGACGTGTGCTGAAGGAAACCCAGGAGCGCCATGAAGCCGAGATCG CAGGTCTGACAGCCCAGAGGAAGCAGGGTGAATGCGCTGAGTCTCTGACCAAGCTCCAGAAGAAGAATCAAGAGCTCCAGAAACATCTAGAGAAGGCCTGCCGGCAGCTCCAGAGGACCGTACGAGAGCACAAAAACACCCTGCAGAAGATGAAAG ATGAGCACGAGGCAGCCCTGCAGAAGGAGCAGCAGGGTCATCTCAAAGCCCTTGAGGAACTGAAACAAACTTCAAATGCAGAAGCACTTTCAAG CGGTTCAGTCAGCCAACAGAATCTTCAAGCAGGTCTTGAGGAAATGAAGGAGCAATACATGAAAGCACTGGAGAAAATCAGAG GCGACATGCTGCGTTACCTGCAGGAGAGTAAGGAACGGGCGGCGGAGCTGATCAGGACTGAGGTCCTGAGGGAAAGACAGGACACGGCCAGACGCATGCGCAGGTACTACCTCACCTGTCTGCAGGAGCTGCTGGAGGACGGAGGCCAGGCTGCAGG AGCAGAGAAGAAAATCATAAACGCTGCTAGCAAACTGGCCGCCATGGCCAAAGTCCTCGAGACCCCGTTGGCCAAACGCAAGCTTTCGAGAACCCAGAACTCTCAAG GTGGGCCTGACAAAACGGACATTGAAACCAGTGGTTCTCCTGCTAAAGTGCTGGGTGCTGAAGCCCTCAAGGATGGTAAGACCAAACGGATCTATCAGATCTATAACCTAACGGACACTGACTACACATCCATGACGGCTAAACAGAAAGGTGTCGAATCTAAAGCCATCGAACTGGATTCCCTCAAGTCTGCAGTGGTATGTGGATCCAAAGACACTTTTACGGTTGGTCAGGTAGCTCAGAAGCACACACACTTTGCACATGATAGTGTTTTTAACAGCAATGTCAGGACCCCTAATGTCACTCTGAGAAAGCACAGCAGGGAAATGTTCTTGGAGGGTTTGGGAGAACCATCATCCGTCCAGCCCTTCCTGATCGAAGAAGCTCCCGTTCGTGATGACGGACAGAGCGACTGGAGTTTAACCAGTAACGGCTCTAACTTCATCAACAACATTCACCCGACCTCCTCCTATCCAGAGCCTGGGAAGCCGTTCTCTGTTAACGCCGGTTTGGACTTTGGAAGCTCCATCGGAGATAACTCTGATGTTACGATATACAAGGAGATCATTCAGCCTCCGTCTTGCGTTAAACCAGATGTGTGTGTGGACAGGagaacaaataaacacagagagCCAATCCCTGGATCTGAGGGACATGGTGTCCGGAAAATGTGTCCAAAGAGCTTATTTTCAGAGTTGAAAGTGCGTCAGCAGGACAGTGGGTTCGACAGCCTATTGGCACTGCTTCAGAAATGA
- the slc27a2b gene encoding very long-chain acyl-CoA synthetase isoform X1, which translates to MMFWFIVSAILLLFALQFRYPYLIAEAKYVRRIAIAIYRTTKYFKSKPFYTLLDRFLESVQKNPHKAFIRFQDQTYSYAQSDKQSNKIARSLLKRADLHEGDTVALLLGNEPMFLWIWLALAKIGCSVALLNHNIRSKSLLHCFTCCGASVLIAGAELQDAVEEVLPALREQGISVYILTDHVTTEGMESLTDKIAQASDEPVPADLRANVTFSSPAVYIYTSGTTGLPKAAVIAQRRLWAMAFFLSICGVKSDDVVYICLPLYHSAGFAVGFCGAVERGATVVVKSKFSSSQFWDDCRKYNVTVIQYIGETMRYLCNTPKRVSDQVHNVRMAIGNGIRPEVWRTFISRFGNVDIKEFYGSTEGTLGFLNYAGKTGAVGRVNFFHKKLYPYALVKFDQEQEEPVRNKEGFCIEVAKGETGLLVSKITQKAQFAGYARDPKQTEKKKLYNVFEKGDVYFNSGDLFRTDHENFIYFQDRVGDTFRWKGENVSTNEVSDILTMATSLEEANVYGVTVQGYEGRTGMATITLKKDHQFEPDAIFSHVTAYLPSYARPRFIRIQDCLAVTYTFKQLKGKLVEEGFNPAVITDPLFVLDETVKSYRPLTRDTYQSILDGHFRL; encoded by the exons ATGATGTTTTGGTTTATTGTAAGTgccattttacttttatttgccTTACAATTCCGTTATCCTTACTTAATCGCAGAAGCCAAGTACGTGCGTCGGATAGCAATAGCTATATACCGTACgactaaatatttcaaatcCAAACCCTTCTATACCTTATTGGATCGATTCCTGGAATCGGTTCAGAAGAACCCACACAAAGCGTTCATTCGGTTCCAGGATCAAACATACTCGTACGCGCAGTCGGATAAACAGAGTAATAAAATCGCGAGGAGTTTGTTGAAGCGCGCGGATCTTCACGAAGGAGATACAGTTGCGCTCCTCCTTGGAAATGAGCCCATGTTTTTGTGGATCTGGTTGGCTTTGGCCAAGATCGGATGTTCTGTTGCTCTTCTCAATCATAACATCCGATCTAAATCACTTCTGCACTGCTTCACCTGCTGTGGGGCCAGTGTGCTGATAGCTGGCGCAG AACTGCAGGATGCTGTTGAGGAGGTGCTGCCCGCTCTGAGAGAGCAGGGAATCTCTGTCTATATACTGACTGACCATGTGACCACTGAGGGAATGGAGAGTCTTACAGACAAGATCGCACAGGCCTCAGATGAGCCGGTTCCTGCAGACCTGAGGGCAAACGTCACCTTCAGCAGCCCAGCGGTGTACATCTACACATCAGGCACGACAG GTCTTCCAAAGGCAGCAGTGATTGCTCAGCGGAGGTTGTGGGCCATGGCCTTCTTTCTTTCCATTTGCGGTGTGAAGTCTGATGATGTGGTGTACATCTGCCTTCCCTTGTATCACAGTGCTGGCTTTGCTGTTGGATTCTGTGGTGCTGTtgaaagag GAGCTACTGTTGTCGTGAAGAGCAAGTTTTCTTCCTCTCAGTTCTGGGACGATTGCAGAAAATATAATGTCACTGTGATACAGTATATTGGAGAAACAATGCGCTACCTCTGCAATACACCAAAG CGTGTTAGCGACCAAGTACACAACGTCAGAATGGCCATTGGGAACGGGATCAGACCAGAGGTGTGGAGGACATTCATAAGCAGATTCGGAAATGTTGACATCAAAGAGTTCTACGGCTCAACCGAGGGAACCCTGGGCTTTTTGAACTATGCTGGGAAAACTGGGGCCGTCGGTAGAGTCAATTTTTTTCATAAG AAACTCTATCCATATGCATTGGTTAAGTTTGACCAAGAACAAGAGGAGCCTGTGAGAAACAAAGAAGGATTTTGCATAGAAGTAGCTAAAG GTGAAACTGGTCTACTAGTATCAAAGATTACCCAGAAGGCCCAATTTGCTGGATATGCCAGGGATCCCAAACAGACAGAGAAGAAGAAACTCTACAATGTGTTTGAGAAGGGAGATGTTTACTTCAACTCTGGAGATCTGTTCAGGACAGACCACGAAAACTTCATCTACTTCCAGGATCGGGTGGGCGACACTTTTAG GTGGAAAGGGGAAAACGTTTCCACAAATGAAGTTTCTGATATCTTGACTATGGCAACGAGTCTCGAGGAAGCAAATGTATACGGCGTTACAGTTCAAG GGTATGAGGGAAGGACAGGAATGGCTACCATCACACTGAAGAAAGATCATCAGTTTGAGCCCGATGCCATTTTTAGTCACGTGACCGCTTACCTCCCCTCTTATGCCAGGCCTCGTTTTATAAGGATCCAG GACTGTTTGGCTGTGACTTACACTTTCAAACAGCTGAAAGGGAAGCTGGTAGAGGAGGGCTTCAACCCTGCTGTAATCACCGACCCTCTGTTTGTTTTAGATGAGACGGTGAAAAGCTACAGACCTCTGACACGTGATACATATCAGTCGATATTGGACGGTCACTTCAGATTGTGA
- the slc27a2b gene encoding very long-chain acyl-CoA synthetase isoform X2, whose amino-acid sequence MMFWFIVSAILLLFALQFRYPYLIAEAKYVRRIAIAIYRTTKYFKSKPFYTLLDRFLESVQKNPHKAFIRFQDQTYSYAQSDKQSNKIARSLLKRADLHEGDTVALLLGNEPMFLWIWLALAKIGCSVALLNHNIRSKSLLHCFTCCGASVLIAGAELQDAVEEVLPALREQGISVYILTDHVTTEGMESLTDKIAQASDEPVPADLRANVTFSSPAVYIYTSGTTGLPKAAVIAQRRLWAMAFFLSICGVKSDDVVYICLPLYHSAGFAVGFCGAVERGATVVVKSKFSSSQFWDDCRKYNVTVIQYIGETMRYLCNTPKRVSDQVHNVRMAIGNGIRPEVWRTFISRFGNVDIKEFYGSTEGTLGFLNYAGKTGAVGRVNFFHKKLYPYALVKFDQEQEEPVRNKEGFCIEVAKGETGLLVSKITQKAQFAGYARDPKQTEKKKLYNVFEKGDVYFNSGDLFRTDHENFIYFQDRVGDTFRWKGENVSTNEVSDILTMATSLEEANVYGVTVQGYEGRTGMATITLKKDHQFEPDAIFSHVTAYLPSYARPRFIRIQMRR is encoded by the exons ATGATGTTTTGGTTTATTGTAAGTgccattttacttttatttgccTTACAATTCCGTTATCCTTACTTAATCGCAGAAGCCAAGTACGTGCGTCGGATAGCAATAGCTATATACCGTACgactaaatatttcaaatcCAAACCCTTCTATACCTTATTGGATCGATTCCTGGAATCGGTTCAGAAGAACCCACACAAAGCGTTCATTCGGTTCCAGGATCAAACATACTCGTACGCGCAGTCGGATAAACAGAGTAATAAAATCGCGAGGAGTTTGTTGAAGCGCGCGGATCTTCACGAAGGAGATACAGTTGCGCTCCTCCTTGGAAATGAGCCCATGTTTTTGTGGATCTGGTTGGCTTTGGCCAAGATCGGATGTTCTGTTGCTCTTCTCAATCATAACATCCGATCTAAATCACTTCTGCACTGCTTCACCTGCTGTGGGGCCAGTGTGCTGATAGCTGGCGCAG AACTGCAGGATGCTGTTGAGGAGGTGCTGCCCGCTCTGAGAGAGCAGGGAATCTCTGTCTATATACTGACTGACCATGTGACCACTGAGGGAATGGAGAGTCTTACAGACAAGATCGCACAGGCCTCAGATGAGCCGGTTCCTGCAGACCTGAGGGCAAACGTCACCTTCAGCAGCCCAGCGGTGTACATCTACACATCAGGCACGACAG GTCTTCCAAAGGCAGCAGTGATTGCTCAGCGGAGGTTGTGGGCCATGGCCTTCTTTCTTTCCATTTGCGGTGTGAAGTCTGATGATGTGGTGTACATCTGCCTTCCCTTGTATCACAGTGCTGGCTTTGCTGTTGGATTCTGTGGTGCTGTtgaaagag GAGCTACTGTTGTCGTGAAGAGCAAGTTTTCTTCCTCTCAGTTCTGGGACGATTGCAGAAAATATAATGTCACTGTGATACAGTATATTGGAGAAACAATGCGCTACCTCTGCAATACACCAAAG CGTGTTAGCGACCAAGTACACAACGTCAGAATGGCCATTGGGAACGGGATCAGACCAGAGGTGTGGAGGACATTCATAAGCAGATTCGGAAATGTTGACATCAAAGAGTTCTACGGCTCAACCGAGGGAACCCTGGGCTTTTTGAACTATGCTGGGAAAACTGGGGCCGTCGGTAGAGTCAATTTTTTTCATAAG AAACTCTATCCATATGCATTGGTTAAGTTTGACCAAGAACAAGAGGAGCCTGTGAGAAACAAAGAAGGATTTTGCATAGAAGTAGCTAAAG GTGAAACTGGTCTACTAGTATCAAAGATTACCCAGAAGGCCCAATTTGCTGGATATGCCAGGGATCCCAAACAGACAGAGAAGAAGAAACTCTACAATGTGTTTGAGAAGGGAGATGTTTACTTCAACTCTGGAGATCTGTTCAGGACAGACCACGAAAACTTCATCTACTTCCAGGATCGGGTGGGCGACACTTTTAG GTGGAAAGGGGAAAACGTTTCCACAAATGAAGTTTCTGATATCTTGACTATGGCAACGAGTCTCGAGGAAGCAAATGTATACGGCGTTACAGTTCAAG GGTATGAGGGAAGGACAGGAATGGCTACCATCACACTGAAGAAAGATCATCAGTTTGAGCCCGATGCCATTTTTAGTCACGTGACCGCTTACCTCCCCTCTTATGCCAGGCCTCGTTTTATAAGGATCCAG ATGAGACGGTGA
- the zgc:101540 gene encoding hsFATP2a_ACSVL_like domain-containing protein gives MYVWITLIAGLALLPALLKTFFPYFLQDCVYIYRALGCGIRLNVYKRKTPFFSIVDCFLEAVKKHPRKVFIHFEGKTYSYEEVDKESNKVANALRSEAGLKEGDTVALFLGNEPRFVWTWLGLAKLGCPAALLNFNIRSKSLLHCFSCCGANVLIAAAELRDAVEEILPALKEKGITVYLLSDECTTDGIQCIGQAVARASDKPLSPSLRSNIHIRTTALYIYTSGTTGLPKAAYVTHERVWASSFIQGVCGVTSEDIFYINLPLYHSAGFLIGLVGSIERGNTVVLRRKFSASQFWDDCRKYNITVMQYIGETLRYLCNTPKKDNDQDHKVRIAIGNGVRADVWKEFLNRFGLIHVRELYAATEGNVGFINYTDKVGVVGRINILSKVIFPFSIIKFDIEKEEPVRNAEGLCIPVGKDEVGLLVGKITKHTPFVGYAGNKQQTEKKRLSDVFVKGDLYFNSGDLLRIDNDKFIYFHDRVGDTFRWKGENVATTEVADILMMVDCVEEANVYGVKVEGHEGRIGMAAVKLKEGREFDCVNTCSVLANYLPVYARPRFIRIQNSLEVTGTFKMKKVKLVEEGFDPTLIQDPLYFLDLTQKKYIALSQEIHKSIMSQEIKL, from the exons ATGTATGTGTGGATCACCCTCATCGCAGGCTTGGCTCTTCTCCCCGCGCTGCTGAAAACTTTCTTCCCATACTTTCTCCAGGACTGCGTGTATATTTACAGGGCTCTTGGATGTGGGATCCGATTAAATGTATACAAAAGGAAAACTCCATTCTTTAGTATTGTGGACTGCTTTTTGGAGGCGGTGAAGAAACACCCGCGAAAAGTGTTTATTCATTTCGAGGGGAAGACTTATTCTTATGAGGAGGTGGATAAGGAGAGTAACAAAGTAGCGAATGCGCTGCGCTCGGAGGCTGGGCTCAAAGAAGGGGACACGGTCGCGCTTTTCCTGGGGAACGAGCCCCGTTTCGTGTGGACCTGGCTCGGCCTGGCTAAGCTCGGCTGTCCCGCAGCACTCCTGAACTTCAATATCAGATCCAAATCACTCCTTCACTGCTTCTCCTGCTGCGGCGCGAACGTGCTCATAGCAGCTGCTG AGCTTCGTGATGCTGTTGAGGAGATATTGCCGGCACTGAAAGAGAAGGGGATAACTGTATACCTCCTGTCGGATGAGTGCACTACAGACGGCATTCAGTGTATCGGTCAAGCCGTCGCCAGAGCTTCAGATAAGCCTCTGTCCCCGTCTCTCAGGTCCAACATCCATATCAGGACTACAGCACTGTATATCTACACTTCCGGCACTACAG GTCTTCCTAAAGCAGCATATGTGACCCATGAGAGGGTCTGGGCTTCATCGTTCATCCAGGGTGTTTGTGGAGTGACGTCTGAAGACATATTCTACATCAATCTGCCTCTGTATCACAGCGCTGGATTCCTCATCGGACTTGTCGGATCCATTGAAAGAG GTAACACTGTGGTTCTGCGAAGGAAGTTTTCCGCCTCTCAGTTCTGGGACGACTGCAGAAAGTACAACATAACTGTGATGCAGTACATTGGTGAAACACTGCGCTACCTCTGCAATACGCCAAAG AAAGACAACGACCAAGACCACAAAGTGAGAATTGCCATTGGAAATGGTGTACGAGCAGATGTCTGGAAAGAGTTCCTGAACCGTTTCGGACTCATTCATGTCCGAGAGCTCTATGCCGCCACCGAGGGAAATGTCGGCTTCATCAATTACACCGATAAAGTCGGAGTGGTCGGTCGTATCAATATTCTCAGCAAG GTGATTTTCCCCTTTTCCATCATCAAGTTTGACATTGAGAAAGAAGAGCCCGTAAGGAACGCTGAGGGTCTGTGTATCCCAGTTGGAAAAG ATGAGGTGGGCCTTCTAGTCGGGAAAATCACAAAACACACCCCTTTTGTCGGTTATGCTGGGAACAAGCAGCAGACAGAGAAGAAGAGACTCAGTGATGTGTTTGTGAAGGGAGACCTGTATTTCAACAGTGGAGATCTGCTGAGGATCGACAACGACAAATTTATCTACTTTCACGATCGAGTTGGAGACACGTTCAG GTGGAAAGGAGAGAATGTGGCTACAACTGAGGTAGCAGATATTCTCATGATGGTGGACTGCGTCGAGGAGGCCAATGTGTATGGAGTCAAAGTTGAAG GTCATGAAGGAAGGATTGGAATGGCAGCTGTAAAACTGAAAGAGGGCAGAGAGTTTGACTGCGTCAACACTTGCAGTGTTTTGGCGAACTATCTTCCAGTATACGCCAGACCTCGATTCATCCGAATTCAG AATTCCTTGGAAGTCACAGGAACTTTCAAGATGAAGAAAGTGAAGCTGGTGGAGGAGGGCTTTGACCCGACCTTAATACAAGATCCTCTCTACTTCCTGGACCTGACGCAAAAGAAATACATTGCACTCTCTCAGGAAATTCACAAGTCTATCATGTCGCAggaaattaaactgtaa